AGTAGTAAATACCATGACGCCTGTCAAAACGAGCACGGTAATAATAAAGCCCATTAGTCTCTTCATGCTCTAGCTAGTTCCCCTTTCATTAACTCAATATTCCTATTATAGCTACACGTGAAATGACCGTCAATTCACAGCATTTACATAGCTATACTCACACAAAGAAACGGCCGCCCCTGCTCATATCAGCAAGACATCCGTTTATATAGGGATTGTGAAGTTATTATTCTCTTACTTTACTGCTTTATAAGGCTTTTCGCAAAAAAGGAAACGGGTTGTTATTGATTTAATTTAACCCCCGATAAGCCGCAAGAGTCAAATAAGTCATGTAACTATTGGCTTTTAAGGAATAAATATCGTTAACCAGCTTATGCAAGGGTGGCATTCCATCCTTATCATAATTACGACTGATACAATCCCAAATATCCTTGCTGGTTACATACTCATAGCCGAGGAGCCGGAATTCTTCAGCTTTGCTGCGGCACATGGCTTCGATTTCTTCACTATGTTGATCATGATTCCACTGTTCCGATTCCACGTGATGACACCTCCAAAGATCGCTCGTGTTCGTATGCTTACCATAGGTATTCGACCCAAGTTCTCTGCTTTCCTCCTTCCATAACAAAAAGTTACAACTACTAAAACAAGGCATGCCTGGATAGGGGTACAGCATATCCATAAGAATAGACAAGTTCGCCAGCGTTTCATTTCATTTCGGGAAGAAGGCGTGACCTTTGAGGAAACAGAGCTTTATACAAGGTACTTTAATCTTGCTTGCCGCCGGCATCATTAATCGAATGCTTGGATTTATACCCCGAATTGCTTTGCCACGCATTATTGGAGCAGAGGGCGTGGGTCTATATCAACTTGCGTATCCTTTTTTTATCGTGCTGGTTACTGTCATTACAGGTGGGATCCCACTGGCTATTGCTAAGATGGTGGCGGAAGCAGAGGGAGAGAACCGCCCTGAGAAATCGCGGCAAATTTTACGGACTGGACTTACCCTCAGTGTCGGACTAGGAATCTTCTTTACTATTGTTGCTCTGATCAGCGCTTCATGGGTCTCCAATGTTATCTTAACAGACCGCCGAGTTTATTATACTTTTATCGCTATGATCCCAATGATTGGAATTGTTGCCGTATCTGCAATCTACCGTGGATATTTTCAGGGCAGACAGAACATGATTCCATCCGCACTCTCTTCGATTTTCGAGTCTATCGTTCGAATATTTTTCATGCTGTGGTTCTCATGGTTGCTGCTTCCCAAGGGAATAGCTTTGGCTGCTGCAGGGGCGATGCTAGGTGTAACTGTGGGAGAGATTGGCGGAATGTTAGCGATTCTGTGGCAATATTATGTCATCTCGAAAAAAGATAAAAAAACAAATCCCATCCCAGAGCAACAATCGGTTGAGCCGGAGGTTATACTCTCTGATCCAGATGGTGTAAAGCCAACTTCCCCCATACTGCGGCGTTTACTAGGTGTATCCATTCCAGTTACGGCAAGCCGGCTTGTGGGCTCTTTTTCCTATCTACTGGAATCTATTATTACCGTACGCAGTCTTGCATTGGCCGGAATCGCTACAGCAGCCGCTACTGCGCAGTATGGGTCTTTACAGGGAATGGTTATTCCCCTACTGTTACTTCCTGGAGCGTTAACTTCCTCTCTCGCTGTGTCTCTGGTCCCCTCATTATCCGAGGCTGCCGCGAGAAAGGACTTGCCTACCATTCACAAACGAATGCATCAAGCCCTTCGACTCGCTCTGGTAACAGGCGCTCCCTTTGCTGTACTTATGTATGTTCTAGCGGTCCCACTATGCAACTTATTATACGGCAATGCGGACACCGCTCCCATGCTAAGACTTATGGCCCCTTTCGCTTTGTTCCTCTATGTTCAGGCCCCTTTACAAGCTGCTCTTCAGGCCATGGATAGACCTGGCAGAGCACTCATCAATACCCTTATTGGGGCAGTAGTCAAAATCATTCTGATCGTTATATTAGCTTCCCAGCCTGAATACGGAATCTACGGCGCAATCATTGCAATTATTGTGAACAGCGTTCTGGTTACTCTACTTCACGGGTACAGTGTGGTCAGTCTAATTTCATTATCCTTACGAATAACCGAAACCATTAAAACCTTATGTGCAATGATCATTATGGGAGCAGGCGTGCGTTATGTATACACCTCCATTCCCATTGCAGATGCACAATGGATTCAATTTTTATTTGCCTCTGCGATAGGAATGGCCCTGTATCTTGGTATCAGTCTATTAGCTGGCCTTATCTCACTTCGTGATTTGGACCGACTGCCGTTCATTAAGCGCTGGCTCTAAAAGGTTATCTGGTGTCCAAACGGTCGACATAAACTCTGCCTTTATGGTCTATCGAGCATAGAAATACATCCCGAAAATCCGATACTCCCTTTTGGCGGATCTGGGTTCTTAGCCAGAACCTTGTTTTTCCTATCATCTCTAAATTATGATCCTGGACCTTTCCATCCATAATCAGTGGAATAGGAAGTCCTTCATATCTGATTTTGTTCTTCGGCAGACTAATCTTCTGGCTGCTTTCATCTGCATTCTCGTTGGTCTCGTTCTTATTGTTCTCAGCAACTAAACTGCTATTGCCTGATTGATTGGAAGATGAAATCCCTTTGTCTTTCTCGAAAACAGTGAGCTGACCACTAGGCTCGAGGATCGCAAATTCCACATCAGCAGGACTAGCGATGTTCTGACCGCGTAATTGCTGCAGCAGATCGTCAATATTGTACCTCTGCTTACGCATCTCCCCCCGGTGCAACTTGCCGCCAGAAATGAGGATGCTCGGTTTACCGTCCATTAAAAGCCGAAGTTTTCTACTCTTAAGACTGAGCTGAGCAACCAGAACTTGAATGATAACCAATGTTGCCATCGGAACCAGACCTTCGTAAATCGGCCGATTAATATCCTCAATCACAAAAACAGCAATCTCAGCAATCATGATTGAGATCGTTAGATCAAATACAGATAGCTTTCCGATTTCCCTCTTCCCCATGATACGCATGCACAGGAATATGAAGAAATACATCAGCACGGTCAAGAAGATATGGGTAGTGATATGCTGGGACATATAGCTTCGCTCCCCTCCACTCTCACCCGCAGACTTGTTTCTCGGGCGGATTAATGTAACCCTATTCTGACCGCTCTGCACAGGGAACATTCGGAAGCTCACATATTAATTAATGGTAAAAAGGCTGCGATGCCCATTCTTGTACTATTGGGGCAAGCCTCCCCATACAATGAATAATAACTTATGTAGATTAGTCTTTCTTATATTTTCAAAAAAACTTTAGGAGGTTGTACCATGTATTTAATCCGGCGCCTGTTCTCATGGAGAATAGCCAATCCTGTGTTATCCGGCCTATGTCGATCATTCCTTTGGATGCTGCTGGGCGCGTTTGTCCTCTCTCTTTTATTATGGGGCAGCGGTCTGAAGGAGCAGGATCTCACCATGTACACTTATATTGTACACGGCATAGCTGCAGCATTCGGAGGACTAACCGCCGGTCGCAGAGCCACGAACAAAGGCTGGTATCAAGGAAGTCTTACAGGCATCTTTTATGGAATTATCGTTCTGTTAATTGGATTTCTGGCACTCGATAGCTCACCTTCTGGTGTTGACCTTCTTTGGGTTTTGGCCGCAGCAGCAATCGGTGCTTTAGGCGGAATGTTTGGTGTTAATTTACAAAAAAGCTAAAATTAATATTTCATTAAATTCGAAACATTCCTTGAAAATATGTTAAACTGTGATCATCTGACTTCATAAAGAGAATCAAGGAGGCTTCGATTGCTTTGTTTTACCAATCAATGAACCATATTGTTTTGTACACAGTTGCATTAGTAGTGATTTTAATATGGGTTGGCGCTCGTCGTAATCCAATCATGGCAGTAGTTGAAATTGGGAAAGAGATGCTGCGATCATATAAGTTTTTGCTACTGATGGCAGGAATGTTTGGTGTACTGGTCTTGAATAAATACGAACTGCAAATTGAAGAAAAAATGCATCTTGCCTCAGATTATACGTCATTTGTATTTGGACTAGAGGGGCATTTTGTCCAAGCTGTTCAGGATATCTTCTATAGTCCATGGTTAACACCTGTCATAGTCTTCTTCTACATTTTTATGCTTCAATCTGTATTAGCAGCTTCATTAGGTGTCTATCTGTTAGATAAGAACCGTGTGATGCTGTATGCAACCTGCTATGCTATTATCATTAACTATGCCGTGGCGATTCCATTCTATCTATACTTCCCTGTGAATGAGGTATGGTCCTACGTACCTGCAGGCGTTAAGTTTACTATGCTGGATGTATTTCCGAAGTTTGAGCAGGAGTACCGACCTCTATCCGGTCTCAACAACTGCTTCCCAAGTCTACATACGTCCATTTCTGTTACGATGGCACTACTGGCATTCCGTTCAGGAAACCGCCGGTGGATGGTCATTACGAGTATTTCCGCAGTCGTAATCGTCTTTGGTATATTCTATCTGGGCATTCATTGGTTGACAGATATGATAGGCGGCACCCTTCTAGCAGTCCTAGCTTCTACAGTTGGTGTACAACTCGCCAAATTAACCTTACGAGGACGTGAAGAATCGCTCACGGTTCGCAGCCGAATAACGGATATGCGTTAAACTAATAGATAACCATGAAAGATGAAAGTCAAAAAAGCGGTGTCTCTCTCTTAACGAGAAGACACCGCTTTTTATGTACTTATTAATAACAAAACTATACTTTCTCCTCCACGTCCGTCGCAACGGAGTGACTAATGGAACCGCGATCAAAGGTCAGCTTAGTTACATCATTGACCCGTAGAACCACGATATCATCGGAAATCTCCATGATCGTACCGTGAAGACCACCAATAGTAACGATTTTATCGCCCTTTTTCAGAGACTTCAACATTGAATTACGTGTTTTGGTCTTCTTCTGTTGCGGACGAATCAGCAAGAAGTAGAATACCACAAACATAAGTACGAATGGACCTACAAGACCCAGTATACTACCTCCGCCTGTTGCTGCTGCATATTGAAACATATTTCTCCCCCCTTTCAAAGCACATTAAAACATGGACCTCAACGAAGCTTTAGAAGCCTTTAAGATTATCATATAATCCGTATTTTGCAAAAAACTCATCGCGAAAATCAAGCAGCCGATCTTCCTTGATGGCTTCGCGCACTTTACGCATCAAATCCAACAGGAAGTGCAAGTTATGGTATGTCGTCAATCTAAGTCCGAATGTTTCATCGGCTTTGATTAGATGGCGCAAATAAGCGCGGGAATAATTCCGGCAAGTATAGCAATTGCACTCCGGATCAAGCGGCCCAAAATCGCGAGCATACTTTGCGTTGCGTACAACGAGTCTTCCCTGACTGGTCATCGTTGTTCCATTACGAGCAATACGGGTAGGCAGAACACAGTCGAACATATCCACTCCCCGGATTGATCCTTCCAACAGCGCATCCGGTGAACCAACGCCCATCAAATAGCGAGGTTTTCCTTGTGGCAGCAGGGGAACTGTATAATCCAGCACTTCATACATTAGCTGCTTGGACTCTCCGACGCTGAGCCCTCCAATAGCATACCCCGGGAAATCCATGGAAGTCAAATCTGCCGCGCTCTGACGGCGAAGATCCTCATACATACCGCCTTGCACGATAGCAAAGAGACCTTGGTCTTCAGGACGAGCATGACTTTTCAGGCAGCGTTCTGCCCAACGCGATGTGCGCTCCAGTGACTTTTTCACGTAATCATATTCAGCTGGGAATGGAGGACATTCATCGAATGCCATCATGATATCAGAGCCAAGTGCGTTCTGAACTTCCATTGCTACTTCCGGAGACAGGAACTTCTTGTCCCCATTTAGATGTGAACGGAAATGAACGCCTTCTTCCGTAATCTTGCGCATGTCACTGAGCGAGAATACTTGAAATCCGCCACTGTCCGTCAGAATTGGACGGTCCCAGTTCATGAACTTGTGTAGTCCGCCTGCTTCACGAACAATATCATGGCCTGGTCTCAGAAACAGATGGTACGTATTGCTCAAAATAATATGAGCATCCATCTCTTTCAGTTCTTCAGGACTCATTGTCTTGACTGTGGCTTGTGTGCCGACTGGCATAAATGCAGGTGTCTCAATCACACCATGTGGAGTGTGGACTCTTCCAAGTCTTGCTCCGGATTGTTTGCACGTTTTGATGTGCTCATAAGTAATTGCTGCCATAAGTTAACCCATCCTCTTACCCTTAGTAAATAAACATTGCATCTCCAAAGCTAAAAAACCGGTACTTCTGCTCTATCGCTTCTTCATAAGCAGCTAGAATATGTTCCCGACCTGCCAAAGCACTAACCAACATTACCAAAGTAGACTTTGGCAAATGAAAATTAGTAATTAACGCATTGACTACACTAAACTTATACCCCGGATAGATGAAAATATCCGTCCAACCACTGCATTCCACAAGCGGACCGCCTTCACATTGTCTTCCGACTGTTTCAAGTGTCCGACAAGAAGTCGTTCCCACTGCAATAATGCGGCCACCTTGCTCCTTGGTAGCGTTTATGGTATCTGCTGTTTCTTGGGACATTACGAAATACTCAGAATGCATAACATGCTCTTCAACCTTCTCAACAGACATCGGACGAAAAGTACCGAGACCTACATGAAGTGTGATATAAGCAATATTTACACCCTTGGCTTCGATCTGTTCCAACAGTTCATTGGTAAAATGAAGCCCTGCTGTAGGAGCAGCAGCCGATCCCTCATGCTTAGCATAAACGGTCTGATATCGTTCCCGATCATCGAGTGTTTCCTTAATATAAGGAGGCAGTGGCATTGTTCCCAGCCTGTCCAGAATCTCCTGGAAAATACCCTGATAAATGAACCGAAGCGTTCGGCCACCCATATCAGCCTCGTCCTCAATAACAGCACGAAGCTCATCACTAAAGATGATTACCGCTCCTGTCTTAAGCTTCTTGCCTGGCTTAACAAGGGCCTCCCAGCGATCGTCTCCCAGATTCTTAAGGAGAAGCACTTCAGCTTTAGCTCCTGTATCTTCTTTAACCCCAAACAATCTGGCAGGAATGACTCTTGTATCATTCAGAACGAGAGTATCTCCCGGTAGAAAATAATTAATAATATCGGTAAAATGCCGGTGAGCCAGCTCCCCATCCTCCTTATTTACTAAGAGCAGTCTAGAAGAGCTACGGTCAGAGAGTGGTGTCTGGGCAATTAATTCTTCCGGCAAATGAAAATCATATGCATCTACATTCATGGTCTGTCTTCATTCCTTAACTATAGTAACGTTCTGATAATAGTGTTGCAATATCTGCTTGTAATCATACCCGCTGTCAGCCATGCCTTTCACGCCCCATTGCGACATGCCTAGACCATGACCGTATCCTTGGCCAATGAACAGAAAGCCCGAACTGTTAGTAATCGCTCTGGCCGATGAATCCCCGCCCATCACTACAGTTCCACTACCGTTCACATTAACTTTACCTGATGCAGAGAGTACACCTGCGCTCTGTGAACTTCCAATCGTGCTGGTAGCACCGTCAGCGCCTAATACAGTATAACTTCCGGATGGTACAATATCAAACAATGTACTTGGCAATCCATTGAACGCAGAACGGAACATATCAGGATATTTCACATCCAGAGCCTGACCATTTGCTTTCACCTGAATCGCTCTTCCAGAAGGGCCGCGCTGAGTGACCTGCAAATTAAGGATGCTGGAAGGAAGCGAGCTAGTTGTTTTACCCTGCAAGCTTTTTAGAAGGTCGGCAGAGGTATAAGGCCCTTTAATCCAGCTATAGCTGCCGGACTCATATACTTTATCCAGAACAACTGCATTCTCGCCAGGATTCAGCTTACCTACTGCACTTACACTACTCTCAACAGCAGGAAGAGGGCGTATATTGACATCTTTAGTTGTAGCGGTTGCTATATCCAGTCCCGCTGCAGTTTTATTACCTGTCAATTTAATATTATCCTCACGTGCATACCCAGAGGTGCCATTAGCGAGCAGTAAATAATACCACTTCTTAGCGGTCTTGGTAGCTGCGACATCCTCTTTGCTGGGAACACTGGCAAATGCAGCTCCACCATTGCCCCATACCTCCGATGGATCAGACGTTACACCACCACTGTTCGAGGAGAACACAGCCTCAATAACTTTACCACCACTCATCAATACTTCACCGGCAGTAGCATCCACCGCCTTAATAATGACTGGAGCCTCTGATCCAATTCCGTTATATACCTGACTCAATGTAGAATCTACTACATTTGCTACTTCAAAACGGTTGCCTTGCGCCATCGCATAGCTGCGAGCGGCCACAGCTTGAGCCTTTAGGGCTTCATCAGGCCAGCTAGAGGAAACCTCTCCTCCAACCACTGCATACAAATATTGTTCCAGTGGCACTTCGTTGATAACAGCTAGGGAACCTCTCAAATTACTTAGCTCCATATTTCCACGGTAGGTACGCTTGGATCTTTCTTCGAGCTGAATCCCAGCCTCACTACCAACTGCCAAAAATTTAGCATCATTTCCGGAAACCATATAATGATTAGCCTGTGTCTCGCTGCTAAGGTCCAGCCCAGCATCCAGACGCATCATTAACCCGGGTGAAGTTGCCGCGGTTAGAACCAGTGGCAATGCTGCAGACACTGCTGTCTGAACAGCAGCCAAATCTTTGTCGTTTGCAGCTTCGCCTACCCATACCTCAAACTGAGCACTGCCATCACTTCCTGACAGAAACACCTTCCAGGCATCGAAACCAGCAGCTGTAATACTGTTTAGCGCCACATCGGCTTCTTGCTCCGAAGAATAACGGCCAGCTGATATACGCTTATTGCCTTTTACCGCAGGGGTTTGATCAGCAGGAATGGCCAGTCCTGCCTTTACTACACGCGCAAGCCCATCTTTCGCAGCAGCTTCACTGGCATAAACACCTGTGTATAACTGATACACATTGGTTCCATTTCTAGAAATCATAAAAATCTGTGGCTTATCAGAGGTAGACTGAAGCTTCTTAGCCGCATCAGCAGCGGTCTTCCAGCTTGAAGTCTCCATCACCTTTACTCTATAACCATCCACACTAACACGAATTCTGCTCTGGGCAGGTACTGATAACAAAGGAGCGCTCCCTGGTTGGTCTGACAACAAAGTGAAGCTTTGTGTCGATTGCAGTGTTACTACTGGCACGGTGGATTTATATTTACTACCAATATCAGCAAAAAGGGCAACTCTTACCGTGCTATTAGAGTCGGCATGACTGGCACCTGCAGGAATCAGGAAACTTCCTACAGCAAGTGCAGCTGCTAGCAATCCTTTGCTTAGTGGAGCCATTCCTCTCCATTTCATCTTCGTATGCTTCATCCAGCATCCTCCTTTTTGAATGTAGTAACTGACTCAGTGCTGCTCCGGAGGGAGCGGAAGGCCTAAGTGATGATAAGCGGCCGGGGTTACAATTCTTCCACGCGGACTCCGCTGCAAGAATCCAATCTGCAGCAGATACGGCTCATAAACGTCCTCAATCGTCTGACTTTCCTCACCAATTGTAGCAGCAATCGTATCCAGACCCACAGGACCGCCACGAAAGCTTGAAATCATTGCTCTTAACATCTTGTGGTCGATGCTGTCCAGCCCACGCGGATCCACCTGAAGCATCTTCAGTGCTTCCCCAGAAATTTCAGGGGTTATAATTCCATCTCCGCGCACTTGGGCAAAATCACGAACCCGCTTCAATAGGCGGTTCGCAATCCGCGGCGTTCCTCGGGAACGAAGCGCTATCTCTTCCGCCGCATCTCCGACAATCTCAATCCCTAAAAGATCAGCATTTCGAGCCACAATGTAGCTCAGCTCATCTATGGTATAGAACTCCAAGCGGCTGACCACTCCAAAACGATCGCGCAATGGTGCAGACAAAAGACCAGCGCGGGTTGTAGCGCCTATAAGTGTGAATGGCGGTAGATCCAATCGTACTGAACGGGCACTCGGCCCTTTGCCGATCATGATATCCAGCGCGAAGTCCTCCATCGCCGGATACATAACCTCCTCCACTGTCCGGTGCAAGCGGTGAATCTCATCGATGAACAGCACATCGCCTTCCTGCAGATTCGTCAGCAGGGCGGCTAAATCCCCCGGCCGCTCAATAGCAGGACCGGACGTAGTTCGTAAATTCACACCCAGCTCATTAGCGATAATATTTGCGAGTGTTGTTTTACCAAGACCTGGAGGTCCGTACAGCAGCACATGATCCAGCGCTTCGCTTCTCATTTTGGCCGCTTCGATATATATTTTCAGGTTTTCTTTTACCTGAGTCTGTCCGATATATTCTCCCAGATAACGAGGGCGTAAGCTTAATTCTACGGCCTGCTCGTCCATCATCAAATTTGCGGATATAATCCGGTCATCCATTCCTATCGCTCCCTTTCTTCAGGATGTGTTCGGCTTTACTTAGCAATATATAACAGCCCAAGTGCTTTCTTCATCAGCACATCTACAGTCCCTGTCTCTGCTCCCTCTTTCTTCATAGCGAGCCACACGCGGTCCAATTCACTTTCGGTATAACCAAGTCCCTTAAGGGCATCCCTAGCCTCTTGCCAAGCTAATCCATCCGCCCTTTCTTCCATTGGAACTGCAAATAATCCCGTTTGCATCGAAGCCATGCTTAGTCCGTCCAGCTTGTCCTTCAAATCGAGGATCATCCGTTGTGCCGTCTTCTTACCAATGCCCGGCAGTTTCGTTAGGAAGGTTATATTCTCTTGATAGATTGCTGAGATCAACTGATCCGGTGTTCCACCTGTCAGTATTCCGAGCGCTACCTTCGGACCGATGCCAGATACCTCAATCAACTTACGGAACAATCTTTGCTCCTCCCGAGTCGGGAATCCGAACAATAGTGTAGCATCCTCACGTGTTTGGTAATGAATATAGATCGTTACGGGTCCTTCTACTTTAGCAAAAGCATAAGGATTTGGGCAGAACACCCGGTATCCTACCCCCTGCACATCTAATACCACATATTCCGACTCCAAATGAACGACGGGTCCTCTTAAGAAATCTATCATTTTCGCAATACCTCATTTAATTTAGAATTAAGACTGCTCGAATGGGCATGACAAACCGCTACCGCCAGTGCATCCGCTACATCATCCGGTTTAGGGATCGCCGATAATTTCAATAGCAGCTTCACCATTTCCTGTACCTGCCGCTTCTCTGCCTTACCATAACCAACAACAGCCTGCTTCACCATCATAGGTGTATATTCCGAGACGGGTAGACCGCGCTGCACTGCAGCTAATATTGTCACTCCGCGGGCCTGCGCTACCGGCAATGCTGTTGTTACATTGCGTGCGAAGAATAACTTCTCTATCGCTACAGCATCAGGTTTATATTTATCAATGAGCTGACCCATGCCTTCATAGACATGCAGCAGACGTTCTTCCTCAGGCGTATGAGCCTCTGTCTGAATACAACCATATTGGACTGGAGTCAATTTATGACCTTCCTTATCCACAAAGCCAAAACCGACAATCGCCAGCCCTGGATCGATTCCCAAAATGCGCAAGCACGATCTCTCCTCTATAACAGGCAGTTTATTCCACCTTTTTCATCCATTACGCCGCCATGAAGCGAACATATGTATTCCTTCTAACCATTATAGCAAAAATACCCCTCCCGGGAGAAAAAAAGTTTACCCTCTGAAGCGAAATGACAACTTTAGGCCTACAACGAGAACCTTATACTTTCTTATATTTGCAAAAAAAAAGCTGCCCTTAGCCATTAAAAATGACTTTAGGACAGCTCATATGCTTTAGATGTTATTGCTTGTTCTTCATGACATGCTCAGAAGCCTCACGCGCATAGTCACTGAAGGTGGACAACACACTGTTGTATTCTTCAATATCCTGAACACGGATTCCATCATGAAGCTCTTTCCAAATACTTTCGGGCAGAGAGGATTTCAAGGAACCCATATCCATTTGAAAAAAGGTCTTCAGAACCTTTTCCTGTACCGGCGGCCCTTTAAATAAAGTCAAATTTCCAAATGCATCGACACCGATATAGGCTTCTTTTTTCGTTAGGGTCGATAGATCATTCACTTTTTGTTCCAGCCATAAATCTCCCTCGTTGCTGATCCAACCGCTCCATGCAGGGTGTTCGTTGATTATTTTCTTAAGCTGAAGCGGGTTCTTTACGCCAGGCAATGTCTGAATTTCTTCACCAGATACATACGATATTTTTAAATGAACGGTTCTACTGAGACCGCTTTGGGTGATCGTCTGCAACAGTTGTTCGTTATTTAAATTGTCCTTCTCATTCTCCTCACCGTTGTCCACGCCTACTTTAAACACAGCTGCGGCCAACTCGCTTTCTGCACTATCCGCCCAACTAGAATTCGTCAGCAGTCCACTGATTTCCTCAGGTACCTGCATACTGCGCCAAGCCAGTACAGTAAGAGCTAAACAAGCGGCTCCTACCCAAAGCGCCTTTTTCCAACGTCTCCATCGCTGCCAAAGTTGTTTTTTTATGCGCGACACGTTAATCCCTTCATTCTGGTTTTTCCCTATTGTGACCTGAGGAGGGATCATTTATGCGCTTTTCTGTGAATAATCGATATTTTATCTTGTCGCGTTAGGAATCACCGGCAGCTTCACATGGCTTGGATACTCACTATTATGGTAAACGGTCTGCAGAACCGTAATCGCTTCTGCATCTTCATACGGGTTACCACCAGTATTCGTATTAGGGAAAGCAACGAATTTACTGGACGAGGTAATCGAGAAACGAATTCGGTGTCCCACCGCAAATCTGTGAGCAATATTCGGCATGAAAAT
The window above is part of the Paenibacillus sp. FSL K6-0276 genome. Proteins encoded here:
- a CDS encoding SpoIID/LytB domain-containing protein translates to MKHTKMKWRGMAPLSKGLLAAALAVGSFLIPAGASHADSNSTVRVALFADIGSKYKSTVPVVTLQSTQSFTLLSDQPGSAPLLSVPAQSRIRVSVDGYRVKVMETSSWKTAADAAKKLQSTSDKPQIFMISRNGTNVYQLYTGVYASEAAAKDGLARVVKAGLAIPADQTPAVKGNKRISAGRYSSEQEADVALNSITAAGFDAWKVFLSGSDGSAQFEVWVGEAANDKDLAAVQTAVSAALPLVLTAATSPGLMMRLDAGLDLSSETQANHYMVSGNDAKFLAVGSEAGIQLEERSKRTYRGNMELSNLRGSLAVINEVPLEQYLYAVVGGEVSSSWPDEALKAQAVAARSYAMAQGNRFEVANVVDSTLSQVYNGIGSEAPVIIKAVDATAGEVLMSGGKVIEAVFSSNSGGVTSDPSEVWGNGGAAFASVPSKEDVAATKTAKKWYYLLLANGTSGYAREDNIKLTGNKTAAGLDIATATTKDVNIRPLPAVESSVSAVGKLNPGENAVVLDKVYESGSYSWIKGPYTSADLLKSLQGKTTSSLPSSILNLQVTQRGPSGRAIQVKANGQALDVKYPDMFRSAFNGLPSTLFDIVPSGSYTVLGADGATSTIGSSQSAGVLSASGKVNVNGSGTVVMGGDSSARAITNSSGFLFIGQGYGHGLGMSQWGVKGMADSGYDYKQILQHYYQNVTIVKE
- the ruvB gene encoding Holliday junction branch migration DNA helicase RuvB; the encoded protein is MDDRIISANLMMDEQAVELSLRPRYLGEYIGQTQVKENLKIYIEAAKMRSEALDHVLLYGPPGLGKTTLANIIANELGVNLRTTSGPAIERPGDLAALLTNLQEGDVLFIDEIHRLHRTVEEVMYPAMEDFALDIMIGKGPSARSVRLDLPPFTLIGATTRAGLLSAPLRDRFGVVSRLEFYTIDELSYIVARNADLLGIEIVGDAAEEIALRSRGTPRIANRLLKRVRDFAQVRGDGIITPEISGEALKMLQVDPRGLDSIDHKMLRAMISSFRGGPVGLDTIAATIGEESQTIEDVYEPYLLQIGFLQRSPRGRIVTPAAYHHLGLPLPPEQH
- the ruvA gene encoding Holliday junction branch migration protein RuvA; this encodes MIDFLRGPVVHLESEYVVLDVQGVGYRVFCPNPYAFAKVEGPVTIYIHYQTREDATLLFGFPTREEQRLFRKLIEVSGIGPKVALGILTGGTPDQLISAIYQENITFLTKLPGIGKKTAQRMILDLKDKLDGLSMASMQTGLFAVPMEERADGLAWQEARDALKGLGYTESELDRVWLAMKKEGAETGTVDVLMKKALGLLYIAK
- the ruvC gene encoding crossover junction endodeoxyribonuclease RuvC yields the protein MRILGIDPGLAIVGFGFVDKEGHKLTPVQYGCIQTEAHTPEEERLLHVYEGMGQLIDKYKPDAVAIEKLFFARNVTTALPVAQARGVTILAAVQRGLPVSEYTPMMVKQAVVGYGKAEKRQVQEMVKLLLKLSAIPKPDDVADALAVAVCHAHSSSLNSKLNEVLRK
- a CDS encoding BofC C-terminal domain-containing protein, with product MSRIKKQLWQRWRRWKKALWVGAACLALTVLAWRSMQVPEEISGLLTNSSWADSAESELAAAVFKVGVDNGEENEKDNLNNEQLLQTITQSGLSRTVHLKISYVSGEEIQTLPGVKNPLQLKKIINEHPAWSGWISNEGDLWLEQKVNDLSTLTKKEAYIGVDAFGNLTLFKGPPVQEKVLKTFFQMDMGSLKSSLPESIWKELHDGIRVQDIEEYNSVLSTFSDYAREASEHVMKNKQ